In the genome of Dunckerocampus dactyliophorus isolate RoL2022-P2 chromosome 6, RoL_Ddac_1.1, whole genome shotgun sequence, one region contains:
- the si:dkeyp-9d4.3 gene encoding caskin-1 isoform X1, protein MGKDQELLQAVKTEDLMTVQRLLQRPRPGKAKLLGATKRVNVNIQDADGLSPLHHAALSGNKELISLLLDAQAAVDIKDNKGMRPLHYAAWQGKTEPMKMLLKAGSSVNGQSDEGQIPLHLSAQHGHYDGSEMLLQHQSNTCISDSAGKTPLDLACEFGRVTVVQLLLSSNMCAAMLEPKPSDPNGVSPLHLAAKNGHIDVIRLLIQAGIDINRQSESGTALHQAALCGKTEVVRLLLESGISAGVRNTLSQTALDIVNQFTTTQASREIKQLLRDASAAMQVRALKDYCNNYDLTSLNIKAGDIITVLEQHSDGRWKGCIHDNRTGNDRVGYFPSNMVEVIKRAGHSPSQQCHTLLLRRPNPCPIASVNGHSYPPSKVLPLHLPSPPPHPNAQSLPRFSSFGYVPLPISPPSLSTPPPLSNTPPPAPPLSTSQEQQSQTGSRTTELSPQGSPTLGQQSSTSEDIWVLRKPLTGGERSGSVGSLGSIRSSSSLQGSGNTHVLTTPAPSPHPAPTPGVNTHGLNAPGLNAQAEGVKLLATVLSQSVKAKEHLLEQSQSIEQSASSSTSTVQEQRPFERKAEEDDGKKQAVVAWLGEFQLQFYTTHFLTAGYDLETVSCMTHEDMTAIGVMKPGHRKKLMSEISKLPSTDWLPDHKPANLADFLSHLGLSQYYQVLVQNGYENIDFISDISLEDLQEIGITKLGHQKKLMLGVRRLKDLQRGGSVPEALESPSTPPCSPADSSVSEPRTESRKQRDGGPSPLAKPRPSISHSQTPPHTPTKTPPQTPTHTRNQQASPRARPRPSTQQAPADSHVPTLRLPSEEEERRRTHSLTGPETDSRYATVCRSSSTRTAAANDVTVNRSQSSVTLRPRRKGRPPTPPKRSCSSITGGDGEGEGQVEGLLGLPTFRERRASDCGSLGSALRVQESAGLERSEGASGSVRSLAAMLETSIVSGAKTLPRNLGSSTNYLQVSPPTLRRQAGSGGLGSEDDDVLNRRRTISGPQGDQVPQKPAQQRPEPRPRSTVVTSASEITDSSATLRRKPRPLPTDCEAPANAPTVVTMTTGTDTLRRRPRTTEQSEAVAQISNKQSDSSSSQADSSWQQNGGVVLRRRPVSEASDRTENSRESCEWMEARKSLKPPVSPKPSSVALKKTQVDPLTPTRRVPIPGPDNTETAQSPETKRVPPPVSPKPRGPPTAPKPGKAMVASPAMSPAATSPAASSPTLAPKPSPTPTAAATPLPAPSTPSAPSLSPGLPLNSPSPAQSPSTPSPHPVKPPRSSIAGLSIDLLGGREVEEEEERRTEREQKKHKEEEEAERRRGEEENLEGKSSQRGGERAVTEEEEEGAQHRLEETSASLAAALQAVEHKINEDEAQNDKKTTVSILDDIGSMFDDLADQLDAMLD, encoded by the exons GCATGCGTCCTCTACATTACGCGGCCTGGCAGGGGAAAACTGAACCAATGAAAATGCTGCTGAAAGCaggctcatctgtcaacggacAGTCGGATGAAGGACAGATCCCGCTCCACCTGTCAGCTCAGCATGGACACTATGACGGG TCTGAGATGTTGCTGCAACACCAGTCCAACACGTGTATCTCAGACTCAGCAGGAAAAACTCCACTGGACCTGGCTTGTGAATTTGGACGTGTCACA GTGGTTCAGCTCCTGCTCAGTAGTAATATGTGTGCAGCCATGCTGGAGCCAAAACCATCTGACCCCAATGGAGTGTCACCTCTCCATCTTGCCGCCAAGAATGGTCACATTGATGTGATAAG GTTGCTGATACAGGCTGGCATCGACATCAACAGACAGTCTGAGTCTGGTACAGCTTTACATCAAGCTGCCCTCTGTGGGAAGACAGAGGTAGTGCGCCTCCTGCTTGAA AGTGGCATCAGTGCAGGAGTGAGGAACACTTTGAGTCAAACTGCGCTGGACATTGTTAACCAGTTCACCACCACGCAGGCTAGCAGGGAGATTAAACAACTACTGAGAG ACGCATCAGCTGCTATGCAGGTGCGAGCACTGAAGGATTACTGCAACAACTATGACCTCACCAGCCTCAATATCAAAGCTGGAGACATTATTACG GTTTTGGAGCAGCACTCAGACGGCCGATGGAAGGGTTGCATTCATGATAACCGTACAGGAAATGACCGTGTGGGTTACTTCCCCTCCAACATGGTGGAAGTCATCAAGAGGGCAG GCCATTCTCCCTCCCAGCAGTGCCACACCCTGCTGCTGCGCAGGCCCAACCCATGTCCCATTGCCTCAGTCAACGGACACTCATACCCTCCATCCAAAGTGCTGCCCCTTCATCTGCCCTCCCCTCCCCCTCATCCCAACGCACAGTCACTCCctcgcttctcctcatttgggTACGTTCCGCTTCCCATCTCTCCACCTTCTCTctccactcctcctcctctgtcaaatactcctcctcctgctcctcctctctCCACTTCTCAGGAGCAGCAAAGTCAGACag GTTCTCGGACTACAGAGTTGAGTCCTCAAGGCTCTCCCACTTTGGgccagcagagcagcaccagcGAGGACATCTGGGTGCTACGCAAACCGCTTACAG GGGGCGAACGTAGCGGCAGCGTGGGCAGCCTCGGTAGCATTCGGTCATCGAGCAGCCTGCAGGGCTCGGGTAACACGCATGTTCTGACGACACCTGCACCCAGTCCTCACCCAGCACCCACACCGGGTGTTAACACACACGGCCTTAATGCTCCGGGTCTGAACGCACAAGCTGAAGGGGTCAAG CTCCTAGCCACCGTCCTGTCCCAGTCAGTAAAAGCCAAGGAGCATCTTCTGGAGCAGTCACAGTCCATTGAGCAGTCAGCGA GCTCTTCCACCTCCACTGTTCAGGAGCAGCGGCCCTTTGAGCGCAAGGCAGAAGAGGATGATGGAAAA AAGCAGGCAGTAGTGGCGTGGCTGGGTGAGTTTCAgctgcagttctacaccacccacTTCCTCACCGCCGGATACGATCTAGAGACCGTTAGCTGCATGACCCATGAG GACATGACGGCGATCGGGGTCATGAAACCTGGACATCGGAAGAAGTTAATGTCAGAGATCAGTAAGCTGCCCTCCACAGACTGGCTGCCAGACCACAAGCCT gcCAATCTGGCAGATTTTCTCTCTCACCTGGGTCTCAGTCAATATTACCAGGTTCTGGTGCagaatggttatgaaaatattgACTTCATCTCTGACATTAGCCTTGAGGATCTTCAAGAGATCGGCATTACTAAATTAG GCCACCAGAAGAAGCTAATGTTAGGAGTGAGGAGACTGAAGGACTTACAAAGAGGAGGAAGTGTCCCTGAGGCTCTTGAGAGTCCCTCCACACCTCCATGCAGCCCAGCCGACAGCAGCGTTTCTGAGCCACGCACAGAGTCAAGAAAACAGCGTGACGGCGGCCCTAGCCCATTGGCAAAACCCCGTCCAAGTATCTCTCATTCACAAACTCCTCCTCACACACCGACGAAAACTCCACCgcaaacccccacacacactcgAAACCAGCAGGCCTCCCCCAGGGCTCGACCGCGACCTTCCACCCAGCAGGCACCAGCAGATTCGCATGTACCGACGCTCCGCCTGCccagcgaggaggaggagcgacGTAGAACTCACAGTCTGACGGGGCCAGAAACAGACTCACGATACGCCACTGTGTGCCGCAGCAGTTCCACACGCACCGCTGCCGCCAATGATGTCACCGTTAACCGCAGCCAGTCATCTGTCACACTGCGGCCCCGGCGGAAAGGTCGGCCGCCGACGCCACCGAAGCGGTCCTGTTCTTCTATCACCGGAGGTGATGGGGAGGGAGAAGGACAAGTGGAGGGGCTTCTTGGCCTGCCAACTTTTCGAGAGCGGAGAGCCAGCGACTGCGGCAGTCTAGGATCAGCATTAAGAGTTCAGGAGTCAGCAGGCCTGGAAAGATCAGAGGGCGCTTCTGGGAGTGTGCGTAGCCTCGCCGCCATGCTGGAGACGTCCATTGTGAGTGGAGCAAAAACCTTGCCCAGGAATCTGGGAAGCAGCACCAACTACCTTCag GTCAGTCCCCCCACACTTCGTCGCCAGGCTGGTTCAGGTGGTCTTGGATCGGAAGATGACGATGTCCTGAACCGACGCAGGACAATCAGTGGACCTCAGGGTGATCAGGTACCGCAAAAACCAGCCCAGCAACGCCCAGAGCCCCGACCCCGCTCCACTGTCGTCACCTCCGCTTCAGAGATCACAGACAGCTCAGCGACGCTCCGAAGGAAACCTCGTCCTCTACCAACAGACTGCGAAGCGCCCGCAAACGCTCCCACTGTTGTTACCATGACAACCGGCACGGACACCTTACGCAGGAGGCCACGCACTACTGAGCAATCAGAAGCTGTCGCCCAAATAAGCAATAAACAATCAGACTCTTCCAGCAGTCAAGCAGATAGTAGCTGGCAGCAGAATGGCGGTGTGGTGCTGAGGCGGAGGCCCGTATCGGAGGCTTCTGATAGGACAGAGAACAGCAGGGAGAGCTGTGAGTGGATGGAGGCCAGGAAGTCTCTGAAGCCGCCCGTCTCACCTAAACCATCTTCGGTTGCCCTGAAGAAGACGCAAGTTGACCCCCTCACACCAACTCGTCGGGTCCCGATACCTGGTCCTGATAACACGGAAACAGCACAGAGTCCTG AAACAAAGCGTGTTCCGCCTCCTGTGTCGCCAAAACCTCGCGGCCCTCCAACAGCTCCCAAACCAGGGAAAGCAATGGTAGCCTCACCCGCCATGAGCCCTGCAGCCACCAGCCCAGCAGCATCAAGCCCCACCCTGGCCCCCAAACCTTCCCCGACACCCACCGCAGCTGCCACCCCTCTTCCCGCTCCCAGCACCCCCTCTGCCCCCTCTCTTTCACCGGGACTCCCCCTTAACTCTCCTTCACCAGCACAGAGTCCCTCCACGCCGTCTCCGCACCCAGTCAAACCGCCACGCTCCTCCATTGCTGGCCTCTCTATCGACCTCCTTGGTGGGCGGGAGgttgaggaggaagaggagaggaggACGGAGAGGGAGCAGAAGAAGcacaaagaggaggaggaggcggagaggaggagaggagaggaggagaaCTTGGAGGGGAAGTCATCCCagaggggaggagagagagcagttacagaggaggaagaggagggggcTCAGCATCGTCTGGAGGAGACCAGTGCCTCCTTGGCTGCAGCTTTGCAGGCTGtagaacataaaataaatgaggATGAAGCACAAAATGA CAAAAAGACAACCGTGTCCATCCTGGATGACATCGGCAGCATGTTTGACGATTTGGCGGACCAACTGGACGCAATGCTCGACTGA
- the si:dkeyp-9d4.3 gene encoding caskin-1 isoform X4, giving the protein MGKDQELLQAVKTEDLMTVQRLLQRPRPGKAKLLGATKRVNVNIQDADGLSPLHHAALSGNKELISLLLDAQAAVDIKDNKGMRPLHYAAWQGKTEPMKMLLKAGSSVNGQSDEGQIPLHLSAQHGHYDGSEMLLQHQSNTCISDSAGKTPLDLACEFGRVTVVQLLLSSNMCAAMLEPKPSDPNGVSPLHLAAKNGHIDVIRLLIQAGIDINRQSESGTALHQAALCGKTEVVRLLLESGISAGVRNTLSQTALDIVNQFTTTQASREIKQLLRDASAAMQVRALKDYCNNYDLTSLNIKAGDIITVLEQHSDGRWKGCIHDNRTGNDRVGYFPSNMVEVIKRAGSRTTELSPQGSPTLGQQSSTSEDIWVLRKPLTGGERSGSVGSLGSIRSSSSLQGSGNTHVLTTPAPSPHPAPTPGVNTHGLNAPGLNAQAEGVKLLATVLSQSVKAKEHLLEQSQSIEQSASSSTSTVQEQRPFERKAEEDDGKKQAVVAWLGEFQLQFYTTHFLTAGYDLETVSCMTHEDMTAIGVMKPGHRKKLMSEISKLPSTDWLPDHKPANLADFLSHLGLSQYYQVLVQNGYENIDFISDISLEDLQEIGITKLGHQKKLMLGVRRLKDLQRGGSVPEALESPSTPPCSPADSSVSEPRTESRKQRDGGPSPLAKPRPSISHSQTPPHTPTKTPPQTPTHTRNQQASPRARPRPSTQQAPADSHVPTLRLPSEEEERRRTHSLTGPETDSRYATVCRSSSTRTAAANDVTVNRSQSSVTLRPRRKGRPPTPPKRSCSSITGGDGEGEGQVEGLLGLPTFRERRASDCGSLGSALRVQESAGLERSEGASGSVRSLAAMLETSIVSGAKTLPRNLGSSTNYLQVSPPTLRRQAGSGGLGSEDDDVLNRRRTISGPQGDQVPQKPAQQRPEPRPRSTVVTSASEITDSSATLRRKPRPLPTDCEAPANAPTVVTMTTGTDTLRRRPRTTEQSEAVAQISNKQSDSSSSQADSSWQQNGGVVLRRRPVSEASDRTENSRESCEWMEARKSLKPPVSPKPSSVALKKTQVDPLTPTRRVPIPGPDNTETAQSPETKRVPPPVSPKPRGPPTAPKPGKAMVASPAMSPAATSPAASSPTLAPKPSPTPTAAATPLPAPSTPSAPSLSPGLPLNSPSPAQSPSTPSPHPVKPPRSSIAGLSIDLLGGREVEEEEERRTEREQKKHKEEEEAERRRGEEENLEGKSSQRGGERAVTEEEEEGAQHRLEETSASLAAALQAVEHKINEDEAQNDKKTTVSILDDIGSMFDDLADQLDAMLD; this is encoded by the exons GCATGCGTCCTCTACATTACGCGGCCTGGCAGGGGAAAACTGAACCAATGAAAATGCTGCTGAAAGCaggctcatctgtcaacggacAGTCGGATGAAGGACAGATCCCGCTCCACCTGTCAGCTCAGCATGGACACTATGACGGG TCTGAGATGTTGCTGCAACACCAGTCCAACACGTGTATCTCAGACTCAGCAGGAAAAACTCCACTGGACCTGGCTTGTGAATTTGGACGTGTCACA GTGGTTCAGCTCCTGCTCAGTAGTAATATGTGTGCAGCCATGCTGGAGCCAAAACCATCTGACCCCAATGGAGTGTCACCTCTCCATCTTGCCGCCAAGAATGGTCACATTGATGTGATAAG GTTGCTGATACAGGCTGGCATCGACATCAACAGACAGTCTGAGTCTGGTACAGCTTTACATCAAGCTGCCCTCTGTGGGAAGACAGAGGTAGTGCGCCTCCTGCTTGAA AGTGGCATCAGTGCAGGAGTGAGGAACACTTTGAGTCAAACTGCGCTGGACATTGTTAACCAGTTCACCACCACGCAGGCTAGCAGGGAGATTAAACAACTACTGAGAG ACGCATCAGCTGCTATGCAGGTGCGAGCACTGAAGGATTACTGCAACAACTATGACCTCACCAGCCTCAATATCAAAGCTGGAGACATTATTACG GTTTTGGAGCAGCACTCAGACGGCCGATGGAAGGGTTGCATTCATGATAACCGTACAGGAAATGACCGTGTGGGTTACTTCCCCTCCAACATGGTGGAAGTCATCAAGAGGGCAG GTTCTCGGACTACAGAGTTGAGTCCTCAAGGCTCTCCCACTTTGGgccagcagagcagcaccagcGAGGACATCTGGGTGCTACGCAAACCGCTTACAG GGGGCGAACGTAGCGGCAGCGTGGGCAGCCTCGGTAGCATTCGGTCATCGAGCAGCCTGCAGGGCTCGGGTAACACGCATGTTCTGACGACACCTGCACCCAGTCCTCACCCAGCACCCACACCGGGTGTTAACACACACGGCCTTAATGCTCCGGGTCTGAACGCACAAGCTGAAGGGGTCAAG CTCCTAGCCACCGTCCTGTCCCAGTCAGTAAAAGCCAAGGAGCATCTTCTGGAGCAGTCACAGTCCATTGAGCAGTCAGCGA GCTCTTCCACCTCCACTGTTCAGGAGCAGCGGCCCTTTGAGCGCAAGGCAGAAGAGGATGATGGAAAA AAGCAGGCAGTAGTGGCGTGGCTGGGTGAGTTTCAgctgcagttctacaccacccacTTCCTCACCGCCGGATACGATCTAGAGACCGTTAGCTGCATGACCCATGAG GACATGACGGCGATCGGGGTCATGAAACCTGGACATCGGAAGAAGTTAATGTCAGAGATCAGTAAGCTGCCCTCCACAGACTGGCTGCCAGACCACAAGCCT gcCAATCTGGCAGATTTTCTCTCTCACCTGGGTCTCAGTCAATATTACCAGGTTCTGGTGCagaatggttatgaaaatattgACTTCATCTCTGACATTAGCCTTGAGGATCTTCAAGAGATCGGCATTACTAAATTAG GCCACCAGAAGAAGCTAATGTTAGGAGTGAGGAGACTGAAGGACTTACAAAGAGGAGGAAGTGTCCCTGAGGCTCTTGAGAGTCCCTCCACACCTCCATGCAGCCCAGCCGACAGCAGCGTTTCTGAGCCACGCACAGAGTCAAGAAAACAGCGTGACGGCGGCCCTAGCCCATTGGCAAAACCCCGTCCAAGTATCTCTCATTCACAAACTCCTCCTCACACACCGACGAAAACTCCACCgcaaacccccacacacactcgAAACCAGCAGGCCTCCCCCAGGGCTCGACCGCGACCTTCCACCCAGCAGGCACCAGCAGATTCGCATGTACCGACGCTCCGCCTGCccagcgaggaggaggagcgacGTAGAACTCACAGTCTGACGGGGCCAGAAACAGACTCACGATACGCCACTGTGTGCCGCAGCAGTTCCACACGCACCGCTGCCGCCAATGATGTCACCGTTAACCGCAGCCAGTCATCTGTCACACTGCGGCCCCGGCGGAAAGGTCGGCCGCCGACGCCACCGAAGCGGTCCTGTTCTTCTATCACCGGAGGTGATGGGGAGGGAGAAGGACAAGTGGAGGGGCTTCTTGGCCTGCCAACTTTTCGAGAGCGGAGAGCCAGCGACTGCGGCAGTCTAGGATCAGCATTAAGAGTTCAGGAGTCAGCAGGCCTGGAAAGATCAGAGGGCGCTTCTGGGAGTGTGCGTAGCCTCGCCGCCATGCTGGAGACGTCCATTGTGAGTGGAGCAAAAACCTTGCCCAGGAATCTGGGAAGCAGCACCAACTACCTTCag GTCAGTCCCCCCACACTTCGTCGCCAGGCTGGTTCAGGTGGTCTTGGATCGGAAGATGACGATGTCCTGAACCGACGCAGGACAATCAGTGGACCTCAGGGTGATCAGGTACCGCAAAAACCAGCCCAGCAACGCCCAGAGCCCCGACCCCGCTCCACTGTCGTCACCTCCGCTTCAGAGATCACAGACAGCTCAGCGACGCTCCGAAGGAAACCTCGTCCTCTACCAACAGACTGCGAAGCGCCCGCAAACGCTCCCACTGTTGTTACCATGACAACCGGCACGGACACCTTACGCAGGAGGCCACGCACTACTGAGCAATCAGAAGCTGTCGCCCAAATAAGCAATAAACAATCAGACTCTTCCAGCAGTCAAGCAGATAGTAGCTGGCAGCAGAATGGCGGTGTGGTGCTGAGGCGGAGGCCCGTATCGGAGGCTTCTGATAGGACAGAGAACAGCAGGGAGAGCTGTGAGTGGATGGAGGCCAGGAAGTCTCTGAAGCCGCCCGTCTCACCTAAACCATCTTCGGTTGCCCTGAAGAAGACGCAAGTTGACCCCCTCACACCAACTCGTCGGGTCCCGATACCTGGTCCTGATAACACGGAAACAGCACAGAGTCCTG AAACAAAGCGTGTTCCGCCTCCTGTGTCGCCAAAACCTCGCGGCCCTCCAACAGCTCCCAAACCAGGGAAAGCAATGGTAGCCTCACCCGCCATGAGCCCTGCAGCCACCAGCCCAGCAGCATCAAGCCCCACCCTGGCCCCCAAACCTTCCCCGACACCCACCGCAGCTGCCACCCCTCTTCCCGCTCCCAGCACCCCCTCTGCCCCCTCTCTTTCACCGGGACTCCCCCTTAACTCTCCTTCACCAGCACAGAGTCCCTCCACGCCGTCTCCGCACCCAGTCAAACCGCCACGCTCCTCCATTGCTGGCCTCTCTATCGACCTCCTTGGTGGGCGGGAGgttgaggaggaagaggagaggaggACGGAGAGGGAGCAGAAGAAGcacaaagaggaggaggaggcggagaggaggagaggagaggaggagaaCTTGGAGGGGAAGTCATCCCagaggggaggagagagagcagttacagaggaggaagaggagggggcTCAGCATCGTCTGGAGGAGACCAGTGCCTCCTTGGCTGCAGCTTTGCAGGCTGtagaacataaaataaatgaggATGAAGCACAAAATGA CAAAAAGACAACCGTGTCCATCCTGGATGACATCGGCAGCATGTTTGACGATTTGGCGGACCAACTGGACGCAATGCTCGACTGA